From the genome of Methanorbis furvi, one region includes:
- a CDS encoding histone family protein codes for MADLPKAAVVRLAKKAGADRVGEDAADALVAKAEAYIEEIAKQAFELAQHAGRKTIKAEDIDLATKE; via the coding sequence ATGGCAGACTTACCAAAAGCAGCAGTTGTCAGACTTGCAAAGAAAGCAGGTGCAGACCGTGTCGGTGAAGATGCAGCAGACGCACTTGTAGCAAAGGCAGAAGCATACATCGAAGAGATTGCAAAGCAGGCATTTGAACTTGCCCAGCATGCAGGTCGCAAGACCATTAAGGCAGAGGACATTGACCTCGCCACTAAAGAATAA
- a CDS encoding methanogenesis marker 2 protein: MVADNYTPESVAEAVRKYDGVRRKQAIGSLVRSLHIDNIDVVASYGEDAAVIQNGRTALLLAADGIWNKLMEVDPYWAGYCAILVNVHDIAAMGGRPVAMVDVLSASDDAIMTEVSRGMHDAAVAFDVPVVGGHLHPDAPYNVIDVSILGVAELENIIYSSKAQPNDAIIAAIDLKGRIHPSAPMNWDSVTMKTSDVLRSQISVMKDLGERHLLTAGKDISNPGVIGTLGMLIESSGVGAVVDLTAIPRPDLDALGITFEQWVRMYPGMGFIMTANRSDVETVCKKFRKTGMAAQVIGTVTSTKKFTLVKGEQETVLFNFCEEGITNI; this comes from the coding sequence ATGGTTGCAGACAACTATACCCCCGAGTCGGTCGCCGAAGCCGTCCGAAAATATGACGGAGTCAGACGCAAGCAGGCGATCGGCAGTCTGGTGCGATCACTTCACATCGACAACATCGACGTCGTCGCCTCCTACGGAGAGGATGCTGCCGTCATTCAGAACGGCAGAACGGCACTGCTGCTTGCCGCAGACGGCATCTGGAACAAACTCATGGAGGTGGACCCGTACTGGGCAGGATACTGCGCCATCCTTGTCAATGTTCATGACATCGCCGCAATGGGCGGTCGTCCGGTTGCCATGGTTGATGTACTCTCAGCCTCAGACGACGCTATCATGACAGAGGTCAGCCGCGGCATGCATGACGCCGCAGTCGCCTTTGATGTCCCCGTCGTCGGCGGACACCTGCATCCTGACGCACCCTACAATGTCATCGATGTATCCATCCTCGGCGTTGCCGAACTGGAAAATATCATCTACAGCAGCAAAGCCCAGCCGAATGACGCCATCATCGCAGCAATAGATCTCAAAGGCCGTATTCACCCCTCGGCACCCATGAACTGGGACTCGGTCACCATGAAAACATCCGATGTCCTCCGCTCCCAGATATCAGTCATGAAAGACCTCGGCGAACGCCACCTCCTCACCGCAGGAAAGGACATCTCAAACCCCGGCGTGATCGGAACCCTTGGTATGCTCATCGAATCCAGCGGTGTCGGCGCAGTTGTTGATCTTACCGCAATCCCAAGACCCGACCTTGATGCCCTTGGCATCACCTTTGAACAGTGGGTCCGCATGTATCCCGGCATGGGATTTATCATGACCGCAAACCGGTCAGATGTTGAAACAGTCTGCAAAAAATTCCGCAAAACCGGCATGGCAGCTCAGGTGATCGGGACAGTGACCAGCACCAAAAAATTTACCCTTGTGAAGGGAGAACAGGAAACTGTACTCTTCAACTTCTGTGAAGAAGGCATAACAAACATATGA
- the sucC gene encoding ADP-forming succinate--CoA ligase subunit beta, with translation MKFREYEAKKIFRDAGIPVPNSELITRAGEATSAQARVADKVVLKAQVDVGGRGKAGGILPATEENISEVAKELFGKTIKGLPVELVLVEEALEIQHEYYLSITIDRSAKMPVILFSEEGGVEIETLAKEQPDALHRAFIDPCFTDVPDFIMRNVLGSAPKSIGPVINALYHVYCKTDAILAEINPLVMTPKGVIAADGKIVLDDNALDRQGISENRDLTPREAEAEKHGFSYVELGGDIGVIGNGAGLTMATLDIIAHYNGQAANFLDVGGGAGFERVARAVRLVASMPGVKVIVVNLLGGITRCDEVARGIIDAGVPQQVIVRLAGTNEAEGRRLLEEKGYLMLDTMDQAIRAAVEVANK, from the coding sequence ATGAAATTCCGCGAATACGAAGCAAAAAAGATCTTCCGGGACGCAGGCATACCGGTCCCGAACAGTGAACTCATCACCCGCGCCGGCGAAGCAACAAGTGCCCAGGCCCGTGTTGCAGACAAAGTCGTGCTCAAAGCACAGGTGGATGTCGGCGGCCGCGGCAAAGCAGGAGGCATTCTCCCTGCGACCGAGGAAAACATCAGCGAGGTTGCAAAGGAACTGTTCGGCAAAACCATCAAAGGCCTGCCGGTCGAACTCGTTCTGGTCGAAGAGGCGCTTGAGATCCAGCATGAATACTATCTCAGCATCACCATCGACCGTTCCGCCAAGATGCCGGTCATCCTTTTCTCTGAAGAGGGCGGTGTTGAGATCGAGACGCTTGCAAAAGAGCAGCCCGATGCACTTCACCGTGCGTTCATCGACCCCTGCTTCACCGATGTCCCTGACTTCATCATGCGAAATGTTTTGGGCTCTGCACCAAAATCCATCGGCCCGGTCATCAACGCGCTTTACCATGTCTACTGCAAGACCGATGCAATCCTTGCCGAGATCAATCCTCTGGTCATGACGCCCAAAGGAGTCATTGCAGCAGACGGGAAAATTGTTCTTGACGACAACGCCCTTGATCGTCAGGGCATCTCCGAGAACCGCGACTTGACCCCGCGTGAAGCCGAGGCTGAGAAGCATGGCTTTTCGTATGTGGAGCTTGGCGGAGACATCGGTGTGATCGGTAACGGCGCCGGTCTCACGATGGCGACACTTGATATCATCGCCCACTACAACGGTCAAGCCGCAAACTTCCTTGACGTCGGTGGCGGCGCAGGGTTTGAACGTGTTGCCCGTGCGGTCCGTCTTGTTGCGTCCATGCCGGGCGTGAAGGTTATCGTGGTCAACCTGCTTGGCGGCATCACCCGCTGTGACGAGGTTGCACGCGGCATTATTGATGCAGGCGTTCCCCAGCAGGTCATCGTCCGGCTTGCCGGTACCAATGAGGCCGAGGGCAGACGGCTGCTTGAAGAGAAGGGATACCTGATGCTTGACACCATGGATCAGGCGATCCGCGCTGCTGTGGAGGTGGCAAACAAATGA
- a CDS encoding type IV pilin has product MKQHRKNSAVSPVIAVMLILTLTVVMAGVVGVAVLSIGNLNGMPTAGIVIAEKNDLVTITHYAGDSLKDGTYSVIVDGTDKTKEFRDAGSDDGYFGPGDILSWIVNKDSLRHIAVVYNGEKGSFLLAEKWFEGIAAEGDLNAAFIMSSETGFSRSNMPSPLQATAAELTGGYPITVSFTPEETSPDAEYWWTFGNGQTLDTNSPKYTYESKGEYIVTLKVTNKTSGKWSSSSQKISVREPGLTAMTWVKRVGDTPNNTAPAQSFYFRADSPSAGALPIWGFQVGTRDAFEFKLKTFEGSADYLLTTFSPKKDVWYHLAGTSNGKQGIFYVNASGEFIQYPGGGLGNIRPISGNPELTGDTYRISGDKYQIDESYELHFPLSLSEISIIYNLQKESHAGM; this is encoded by the coding sequence ATGAAACAACATCGGAAAAATTCTGCCGTATCTCCGGTAATTGCAGTCATGCTGATACTTACGCTGACAGTAGTCATGGCCGGAGTCGTAGGGGTGGCAGTCCTATCGATCGGAAACCTGAACGGAATGCCAACGGCAGGTATTGTGATTGCAGAAAAAAACGATCTGGTTACTATCACCCATTATGCCGGAGATTCACTAAAGGACGGCACATACTCGGTGATTGTGGACGGGACTGATAAAACGAAGGAGTTCAGGGATGCAGGATCTGACGACGGCTACTTCGGGCCGGGAGATATTCTTTCATGGATAGTCAACAAAGATTCCCTCCGGCATATCGCAGTGGTGTACAATGGTGAGAAAGGATCATTCCTGCTTGCAGAAAAATGGTTTGAGGGTATCGCGGCTGAAGGCGACTTGAATGCCGCGTTTATCATGAGCTCTGAGACAGGTTTTTCCAGAAGTAACATGCCCTCACCACTGCAGGCCACAGCAGCTGAACTGACCGGAGGATACCCAATAACCGTTTCGTTCACGCCTGAGGAGACATCTCCGGACGCAGAGTACTGGTGGACATTTGGAAACGGCCAGACATTAGACACCAACAGCCCGAAATATACCTACGAGTCCAAAGGAGAGTACATCGTCACGCTGAAGGTTACCAACAAGACGAGTGGAAAATGGAGTAGCTCTTCACAGAAGATCAGCGTGCGGGAACCAGGGTTAACAGCAATGACATGGGTAAAGCGTGTTGGAGATACACCAAATAACACTGCTCCTGCTCAATCATTTTATTTCCGTGCTGATAGTCCGAGTGCAGGAGCTTTGCCCATCTGGGGATTTCAGGTTGGGACGAGAGATGCATTTGAGTTCAAACTGAAAACATTTGAAGGATCGGCGGATTATCTGCTAACCACATTTTCCCCGAAAAAAGATGTCTGGTATCATCTTGCCGGTACCAGCAATGGAAAACAGGGCATCTTTTATGTCAATGCCTCCGGAGAATTTATTCAGTACCCGGGAGGTGGGCTCGGCAACATTCGTCCAATATCAGGGAACCCAGAACTTACCGGCGACACATACAGGATATCTGGAGATAAATATCAGATAGACGAGTCATATGAACTCCATTTCCCTCTCTCACTGTCGGAAATATCCATCATATACAACTTACAAAAAGAGAGTCACGCGGGCATGTAA
- a CDS encoding 2-oxoacid:acceptor oxidoreductase subunit alpha — MTDKTEFLNGNTACAEGAIAAGCRFFAGYPITPSTEVAERMAVRLPKIGGTFIQMEDELASMAAIIGGAWAGARTMTATSGPGFSLMMENIGYAAMTETPCVVVNVQRGGPSTGQPTMAAQGDMMQARFGSHGDYSIIALAPSSVQEMFDLTVKAFNLADRFRTPVFLMTDETIGHMREKVILRSDVEITPRRELLEGELPFRPGPDGVPGFGTFGRGLGVHVTGLTHDERGYPATDSADLHEKVVRRMVRKIEDARNEIADVDIVNPDAEIVFISYGAPTRAVQQLLADYPGIYGHLNLRIVWPFPDAKLGEFGAAKAFVVPEMNLGQMAREVRMHTNVPIVTAAKLGGALHTVAELKHAADVAATAKAPVTEVVL, encoded by the coding sequence TTGACCGATAAAACTGAGTTCCTCAACGGAAACACCGCATGTGCCGAAGGAGCAATTGCCGCAGGATGCAGATTCTTCGCAGGCTACCCTATAACCCCTTCAACCGAAGTCGCTGAGCGAATGGCTGTCCGCCTTCCCAAAATCGGCGGCACCTTCATTCAGATGGAGGATGAACTCGCCAGCATGGCCGCAATCATCGGCGGCGCATGGGCAGGTGCACGCACCATGACTGCAACATCTGGGCCCGGCTTTTCCCTCATGATGGAAAACATCGGCTATGCAGCAATGACCGAAACCCCTTGCGTCGTCGTCAACGTTCAGCGCGGCGGCCCTTCCACCGGCCAGCCCACCATGGCAGCGCAGGGCGACATGATGCAGGCAAGGTTCGGCTCGCACGGCGACTACAGCATCATCGCCCTTGCTCCTTCATCGGTTCAGGAGATGTTTGACCTGACCGTCAAAGCCTTCAACCTCGCCGACCGGTTCAGAACCCCGGTCTTTCTCATGACCGATGAAACCATCGGCCACATGCGGGAAAAAGTCATTCTCAGATCAGATGTCGAGATTACTCCACGCCGCGAACTTCTCGAAGGAGAGCTTCCCTTCAGACCGGGGCCTGATGGTGTTCCCGGCTTTGGAACATTCGGTCGCGGTCTCGGCGTTCACGTAACCGGACTTACCCATGACGAGCGGGGATATCCGGCAACCGACTCCGCAGACCTTCATGAAAAAGTTGTCCGCAGAATGGTGCGAAAAATTGAGGATGCAAGAAACGAGATCGCAGATGTTGACATCGTAAACCCTGACGCTGAAATCGTCTTCATCAGCTACGGCGCACCAACCCGTGCAGTCCAGCAGCTTCTTGCAGACTATCCAGGGATCTACGGCCACTTAAACCTCAGAATCGTCTGGCCGTTCCCTGACGCGAAACTTGGCGAGTTCGGGGCTGCCAAAGCGTTCGTGGTTCCTGAGATGAATCTCGGCCAGATGGCACGCGAGGTCCGCATGCACACCAATGTTCCGATCGTCACCGCCGCAAAACTTGGCGGAGCGCTCCACACCGTAGCAGAACTCAAGCATGCCGCAGACGTTGCAGCGACTGCGAAGGCTCCTGTGACGGAGGTTGTGTTATGA
- a CDS encoding 2-oxoacid:acceptor oxidoreductase family protein — protein sequence MRNEIRFSGLGGQGIITAAVILGRAAALYGGKYVVQTQSYGPEARGGASASAVIISDEPIHYPKVTDPHIYAIMSEEAYRKYGSSAPKDAVMLIDPGYVTSRPDCLCYEVPATSEAKARLGKPVFANVVMLGGILEATGIISYEALEHAVLDSVPKGTEENNKKALSIGMELVREQRT from the coding sequence ATGAGAAATGAAATCCGCTTCTCCGGACTCGGCGGTCAGGGAATCATCACCGCCGCAGTCATCCTCGGACGTGCCGCCGCACTCTACGGCGGAAAATACGTTGTGCAGACCCAGAGCTACGGCCCTGAAGCCCGCGGCGGCGCAAGTGCATCAGCCGTCATCATCTCTGATGAGCCGATCCATTACCCAAAAGTTACCGATCCGCACATCTATGCCATCATGTCTGAAGAGGCCTACAGAAAATACGGCTCATCAGCACCCAAGGATGCAGTCATGCTCATTGACCCTGGCTATGTCACCAGCCGCCCCGACTGCCTCTGCTACGAGGTTCCCGCGACCTCGGAGGCAAAGGCAAGACTGGGAAAACCGGTCTTTGCCAACGTCGTTATGCTTGGCGGCATCCTTGAAGCAACAGGCATCATCAGCTACGAAGCGCTTGAACACGCAGTCCTTGACAGCGTTCCCAAAGGCACCGAAGAAAACAACAAAAAAGCCCTTTCCATCGGCATGGAACTGGTAAGAGAACAGAGAACATGA
- the sucD gene encoding succinate--CoA ligase subunit alpha, with product MIYADKDTEILVQGATGSQGAFHINLMNQYAKEVGGRGVVAGMTPGKGGQQVHGVPVYNTVWSAMDHHDIGASVIFVPAGGCGDAIMEAADARIPTVVVITEHIPVHDVMRAISYARTCGTKVIGPNCPGFLIPGECKLGITPTNLCRKGDIGVISRSGTLTYEVISELSLAGFGQSGIIGIGGDPIIGQTFSDVMDVFVADGKTRATVLIGEVGGNLEIRGAKRAACLGMPVVAYIAGISAPKEKRMGHAGAIVEGGESDAASKIERLKDLGIPVATRPSEIPLLVKEVI from the coding sequence ATGATCTATGCAGACAAGGATACGGAAATTCTGGTGCAGGGCGCTACCGGTTCGCAGGGTGCATTCCACATCAATCTGATGAATCAGTACGCAAAAGAGGTTGGCGGCCGCGGCGTTGTTGCCGGCATGACTCCGGGAAAAGGCGGTCAGCAGGTTCACGGCGTTCCGGTGTACAACACGGTGTGGAGCGCAATGGATCACCATGATATCGGTGCGTCTGTTATCTTCGTTCCTGCAGGCGGCTGCGGGGATGCGATCATGGAGGCTGCTGACGCACGGATTCCAACAGTCGTTGTCATCACCGAACACATTCCGGTGCATGACGTGATGCGGGCAATTTCGTACGCACGAACCTGCGGCACGAAGGTTATCGGTCCGAACTGTCCGGGCTTCCTGATTCCGGGGGAATGCAAACTTGGTATCACCCCAACCAATTTATGCCGCAAAGGCGATATTGGTGTAATTTCACGCAGTGGAACTTTGACGTATGAAGTGATCTCCGAGTTGTCGCTCGCAGGTTTCGGCCAGTCCGGCATCATCGGCATCGGCGGCGATCCGATCATCGGCCAGACGTTTTCGGATGTGATGGATGTGTTCGTTGCAGACGGTAAAACCCGTGCCACGGTTCTGATCGGCGAGGTCGGCGGGAACTTAGAGATTCGCGGAGCAAAACGTGCGGCCTGTCTCGGGATGCCGGTTGTTGCCTACATTGCCGGAATTTCTGCGCCGAAGGAGAAACGCATGGGTCATGCGGGAGCGATCGTTGAGGGTGGTGAAAGTGACGCTGCCTCTAAGATTGAGCGATTGAAAGATCTCGGCATTCCTGTTGCAACCCGTCCGTCGGAGATTCCACTGCTGGTTAAGGAGGTAATATGA
- the mtxX gene encoding methanogenesis marker protein Mmp4/MtxX: MITIGIGCSSDAEKVLSSAERVANDKLHIHCYCDAETAAGRVTGPFVKLTACKTPHQQIVDDLNAGVIDGAVRGTLPANDTLRYLKTACKVTRLERVALLETADHQKFFLAPVGVDEGWTVSEKVSLVSDARELARHFGISEKTAILSGGRLGDIGRHKIVDKTIRDAEEVARLTGAHHGEILIEDAVKNCGVIIAPDGISGNLIFRTLTFLGHGIGHGAPVVNISPVFVDSSRASAGYDGSLRLAAALAVGKKQ, from the coding sequence ATGATCACCATCGGTATCGGATGCAGCAGTGACGCAGAAAAGGTTCTTTCAAGTGCGGAGCGGGTAGCAAACGACAAACTGCACATTCACTGCTACTGCGACGCTGAAACTGCCGCAGGGCGTGTTACAGGACCATTTGTCAAGCTGACCGCATGCAAGACACCGCATCAGCAGATTGTCGACGATCTAAACGCAGGAGTAATTGACGGAGCGGTTCGGGGAACACTTCCGGCAAACGATACGCTCAGGTATCTCAAAACCGCATGCAAAGTTACGCGGCTTGAACGCGTCGCACTTCTTGAAACAGCTGATCATCAGAAATTTTTCCTCGCACCGGTCGGAGTTGATGAAGGATGGACGGTTTCAGAGAAGGTATCTCTTGTTTCAGATGCACGCGAACTCGCACGTCACTTCGGAATCTCAGAGAAAACTGCCATCCTTTCCGGAGGTCGGCTCGGTGATATCGGCAGACACAAAATCGTTGACAAAACCATTCGTGACGCAGAGGAGGTCGCAAGACTTACCGGTGCACACCATGGAGAGATTCTCATCGAGGATGCGGTCAAAAACTGCGGTGTCATCATCGCCCCTGACGGTATCTCCGGCAACCTGATTTTTCGTACTCTGACCTTCCTTGGACACGGTATCGGGCATGGTGCGCCCGTAGTCAATATATCTCCCGTATTTGTGGACAGTTCGCGCGCATCGGCCGGATATGACGGATCACTTCGTCTTGCGGCAGCGCTCGCAGTCGGGAAAAAACAATAA
- a CDS encoding DNA integrity scanning protein DisA nucleotide-binding domain protein — MKEKDRTLLLAADELARTVDALAIISFLNKNNDVVLETPVVWVRDIQPEILRDHTMVALVDYCSNHIIDAVVQYRILTKAQSGTLVAVFPYALLIYDIEDTNDQFNIEQYAEIADIDALHAVLSLALEISREGREGRAIGTAFIMGDIEELKRWSHQGVLNPYEGHPESVRDVRIKENWESVKEFAQLDGVFILDKNGVIAASGRYLDADGRDVKLQSGLGGRHLATAAITKVAPAVGVTVSESGGIVRVFVGGNSVAQIRNDVRLSL; from the coding sequence ATGAAGGAAAAGGATCGTACACTGCTTCTTGCAGCGGATGAGCTTGCGAGAACTGTGGACGCTCTTGCAATTATTTCATTCTTGAACAAAAACAATGATGTTGTGCTTGAGACTCCGGTTGTCTGGGTTCGCGATATCCAGCCGGAAATTCTGCGTGATCATACCATGGTGGCGCTGGTTGACTACTGTTCCAACCATATCATCGATGCCGTTGTTCAATATCGGATTTTAACCAAGGCCCAGAGCGGGACGCTTGTCGCGGTGTTTCCGTATGCTCTCCTGATCTATGACATCGAGGACACGAATGATCAGTTCAATATCGAACAGTATGCAGAGATCGCAGATATTGATGCACTGCATGCGGTCCTGTCCCTCGCTCTTGAGATCTCACGTGAGGGACGCGAGGGACGGGCGATCGGTACTGCCTTTATCATGGGCGATATCGAGGAGCTGAAACGCTGGTCGCACCAGGGTGTCTTAAATCCATATGAGGGTCATCCTGAATCGGTCCGCGATGTGAGAATAAAAGAAAACTGGGAGAGCGTCAAGGAGTTTGCCCAGCTTGACGGTGTGTTCATCCTCGACAAAAACGGAGTCATTGCAGCCTCAGGCCGGTATCTTGATGCGGACGGTCGTGATGTGAAGCTGCAGAGCGGACTTGGCGGCCGCCATCTGGCAACTGCGGCGATTACGAAGGTGGCACCGGCAGTTGGTGTTACCGTGTCAGAGAGCGGCGGCATTGTTCGCGTGTTTGTGGGCGGCAATTCGGTTGCCCAGATACGCAATGATGTCAGACTTTCCCTCTGA
- a CDS encoding ferredoxin family protein, with protein MKLVIDEHRCKGCNLCTMVCPYRIFQEGKRPGPRGYVIPALDQPERCTNCRLQKIYGRQLCGMCQLTCPDQAIAWIEEKPYEAHKVVIEY; from the coding sequence ATGAAGCTCGTCATCGATGAACACCGCTGCAAAGGCTGCAACCTCTGCACCATGGTGTGTCCCTACCGGATTTTTCAGGAAGGAAAACGCCCGGGTCCCCGCGGCTACGTAATACCCGCCCTTGACCAGCCTGAGCGCTGCACCAACTGCCGGCTGCAGAAGATCTACGGCCGTCAGCTCTGCGGCATGTGCCAGCTCACCTGTCCGGATCAGGCAATTGCATGGATCGAGGAAAAACCCTACGAAGCACATAAAGTGGTGATTGAATATTGA
- a CDS encoding aldehyde dehydrogenase family protein, which produces MTLDEMRSYFAGGSTRPLASRKTALAHLRQAIERHEPEILRALEADLGRPAFEAYAFEIAPVLQEIATLEKNLGKWTKAEKVKTPLFLFSSTTEVRTVPHGLVLIIAPWNYPFLLLMQPLAAAVACGNVVAAKPSRRAPETFRIMKTILSEVFPDSWVSVFREVNLDDTYDYIFFTGSLATGKIIAEAAARNLTPVTLELGGKNPCIVDETANLDAAARRIAWGKCANAGQTCVAPDYLLVHDSIRDILVDKIAEEIEKFYGENPAMSPDYGKIITTESYNRLLGYCDPERILKQCGMHNPGDRRFTPVILSASFGDPITHEEIFGPILPVITWRTKSDLNELLLPTPLALYLFTSDMAFAEQMIARHPSGGVCINDVMIQAANGNAPFGGVGTSGMGCYHGKYSVDTFSRKQTVVHRKKSSDPALRYPPYTDSALQKIRKWHRRLF; this is translated from the coding sequence ATGACGCTTGATGAGATGCGAAGCTACTTTGCCGGCGGTTCGACCCGCCCGCTCGCATCGCGAAAAACCGCACTTGCTCATCTTCGGCAGGCAATCGAACGCCACGAGCCTGAGATTCTGCGGGCGCTTGAAGCCGATCTTGGAAGACCTGCATTTGAAGCCTATGCCTTTGAAATTGCGCCGGTACTGCAGGAGATTGCAACTCTTGAAAAAAATCTCGGGAAGTGGACGAAGGCTGAAAAAGTTAAAACACCGCTGTTCCTCTTCTCTTCAACTACCGAGGTGCGTACCGTTCCGCACGGACTTGTGCTCATTATCGCTCCCTGGAACTATCCCTTCCTTCTCCTGATGCAGCCGCTCGCAGCTGCAGTTGCCTGCGGCAACGTTGTCGCCGCAAAACCTTCACGGCGTGCGCCGGAAACGTTTCGGATCATGAAGACCATCCTCTCCGAAGTTTTCCCTGATTCATGGGTCTCGGTCTTCAGGGAAGTGAACCTTGACGACACGTATGACTACATTTTCTTCACCGGCAGCCTTGCGACCGGAAAAATTATTGCAGAGGCTGCAGCCAGAAATCTTACGCCGGTAACACTGGAACTTGGCGGCAAAAATCCTTGTATTGTTGATGAAACGGCAAATCTTGATGCAGCAGCAAGGCGCATCGCCTGGGGAAAGTGTGCTAATGCCGGCCAGACCTGCGTTGCCCCAGACTACCTTCTGGTGCATGACTCAATCCGCGACATTCTTGTCGATAAAATTGCCGAAGAGATTGAAAAATTCTATGGCGAAAATCCTGCCATGAGTCCTGACTACGGAAAAATTATCACAACAGAATCATACAACCGGCTTCTCGGTTACTGCGATCCGGAACGCATTCTCAAACAGTGCGGCATGCACAATCCTGGCGACCGCAGATTCACGCCGGTGATCTTGTCTGCATCCTTTGGTGATCCGATCACCCATGAGGAGATCTTCGGCCCGATCCTTCCGGTGATCACCTGGAGGACAAAATCTGATCTGAACGAACTGCTCCTGCCAACTCCTCTTGCCCTCTATCTGTTCACCTCTGACATGGCATTTGCCGAACAGATGATTGCACGCCATCCTTCCGGTGGTGTCTGCATCAATGATGTGATGATTCAGGCAGCAAACGGCAACGCACCGTTCGGCGGCGTTGGCACAAGCGGTATGGGCTGCTACCATGGAAAATACTCAGTAGACACCTTCTCCCGCAAGCAGACTGTGGTTCACAGGAAAAAATCTTCAGACCCAGCCCTTCGCTATCCCCCGTATACGGACTCTGCATTGCAGAAGATCAGAAAATGGCACAGACGCTTGTTCTGA
- a CDS encoding thiamine pyrophosphate-dependent enzyme — translation MTLEEWYRQDRLPHIYCAGCGNGTILNCTLRATNELGLDRTKTTFVSGIGCSSRASGYTSSDSLHTTHGRALPFATGVKMVKPDHDVIVFTGDGDLSAIGGNHFIHACRRNIDLTVVCMNNNIYGMTGGQGSPCTPYGAISTTTPYGMREMPFDLCAVAEAAGANYVARWTSYHVKELTQAIRAGIETPGLSFIEVMTQCPTSFGSKNKMRQVSQMVDALRANSILKDKADRNKAAGIPLEPGKFVVGELVRRSNPVLGGRP, via the coding sequence ATGACCCTCGAAGAATGGTACCGGCAGGACCGGCTCCCCCACATCTACTGTGCAGGCTGCGGCAACGGAACAATTCTCAACTGCACCCTTCGTGCGACCAACGAACTCGGCCTTGACCGGACCAAAACAACCTTCGTCTCCGGCATCGGCTGTTCATCACGTGCATCCGGCTACACCTCAAGCGACTCCCTGCACACAACACACGGCAGAGCTCTGCCGTTTGCAACCGGCGTCAAGATGGTGAAACCTGATCACGACGTCATCGTCTTCACTGGCGATGGCGACCTCTCCGCAATCGGCGGCAACCATTTCATTCATGCCTGCCGCAGAAACATCGACCTCACGGTTGTCTGCATGAACAACAATATCTACGGCATGACCGGCGGTCAGGGAAGCCCCTGCACACCATACGGTGCGATCTCCACCACAACCCCGTACGGCATGCGTGAAATGCCGTTCGATCTCTGTGCAGTCGCAGAAGCTGCCGGCGCAAACTATGTCGCACGCTGGACCTCATACCATGTGAAGGAGCTCACACAGGCTATTCGTGCAGGAATTGAAACACCGGGCCTCTCCTTCATCGAAGTCATGACCCAGTGCCCGACCTCGTTCGGCAGCAAAAACAAAATGCGTCAGGTCTCCCAGATGGTTGATGCACTTCGGGCAAACTCGATCCTCAAAGACAAAGCAGACCGCAACAAAGCAGCAGGCATCCCGCTTGAACCAGGCAAGTTCGTTGTCGGCGAGCTGGTGAGGCGCAGCAATCCGGTTCTCGGAGGCAGACCATGA